The following are from one region of the Sandaracinus amylolyticus genome:
- the hisF gene encoding imidazole glycerol phosphate synthase subunit HisF, whose translation MVARRIIPCLDVKDGRVVKGVQFVGLRDAGDPVECATRYDREGADEITFLDITASSDARRILIDVVERTAEALAVPLTVGGGVRTRADARDLLHAGADKVAVNTAAVKTPEVIEAISGAYGAQALVVAIDARRRAEGGWEVFTHGGRNPTGLDVVAWAREVEARGAGEILLTSMDRDGTKEGFDLVLTRAVAEAVSIPVIASGGVGTLDHFRAGLVEGAADAALAASVFHDGVFTVAEVKQYLSARGVRVRPPAANA comes from the coding sequence ATGGTCGCGCGGCGCATCATCCCGTGCCTCGACGTGAAGGACGGGCGCGTCGTGAAGGGCGTGCAGTTCGTGGGGCTGCGGGACGCGGGTGATCCGGTCGAGTGCGCGACGCGCTACGACCGCGAGGGCGCGGACGAGATCACGTTCCTCGACATCACCGCGTCGAGCGACGCGCGTCGCATCCTGATCGACGTCGTCGAGCGCACCGCGGAGGCGCTCGCGGTGCCGCTCACGGTCGGAGGTGGCGTGCGCACCCGCGCCGATGCGCGCGATCTGCTGCACGCGGGCGCCGACAAGGTCGCGGTGAACACCGCCGCGGTGAAGACGCCCGAGGTGATCGAGGCGATCTCCGGTGCGTACGGGGCACAGGCGCTGGTCGTCGCGATCGACGCACGGCGCCGCGCCGAAGGCGGCTGGGAGGTCTTCACCCACGGCGGTCGCAACCCGACGGGGCTCGACGTCGTCGCGTGGGCGCGCGAGGTCGAGGCGCGGGGCGCGGGCGAGATCCTGCTGACGAGCATGGACCGCGACGGCACCAAGGAAGGCTTCGATCTCGTGCTGACCCGCGCGGTGGCCGAGGCGGTGTCGATCCCGGTGATCGCATCGGGCGGTGTCGGCACGCTCGACCACTTCCGCGCCGGCCTGGTCGAGGGCGCGGCGGACGCGGCGCTCGCGGCGAGCGTCTTCCACGACGGCGTCTTCACGGTGGCCGAGGTGAAGCAGTACCTTTCGGCGCGCGGGGTCCGCGTGCGGCCGCCCGCTGCGAACGCATGA
- the hisA gene encoding 1-(5-phosphoribosyl)-5-[(5-phosphoribosylamino)methylideneamino]imidazole-4-carboxamide isomerase produces MELIPAIDLLDGKVVRLHKGRYDEVTVYADDPVVEAKRFADQGAKRLHVVDLEGARTGDAAHAALVERIVSSVSIAVQVGGGVRDARAAERWLAAGAQRVVMGTAAIKSPDVVSELCAKHPGKLVIAIDARGGEVAIEGWEKGSGVRAEELAGRVDAWGAAAILYTDIDRDGTRLGPAVDSTAALQAAVSATVIASGGIGEIAHLLELARAGVRAAVCGRALYAGAFTLPEALAALAEVR; encoded by the coding sequence CGGCAAGGTCGTGCGGCTGCACAAGGGACGCTACGACGAGGTCACGGTGTACGCCGACGATCCCGTCGTGGAGGCGAAGCGCTTCGCCGATCAGGGCGCGAAGCGGCTGCACGTCGTGGACCTCGAGGGCGCGCGCACCGGCGACGCGGCGCACGCCGCGCTGGTCGAGCGCATCGTGTCGAGCGTGTCGATCGCGGTGCAGGTCGGAGGCGGCGTGCGCGATGCGCGCGCGGCCGAGCGATGGCTCGCGGCGGGCGCGCAGCGCGTCGTGATGGGCACCGCGGCGATCAAGAGCCCGGACGTCGTGTCCGAGCTCTGCGCGAAGCACCCGGGCAAGCTCGTGATCGCGATCGATGCGCGCGGCGGAGAGGTCGCGATCGAGGGCTGGGAGAAGGGCAGCGGCGTGCGCGCGGAGGAGCTCGCGGGGCGCGTCGATGCGTGGGGCGCGGCGGCGATCCTCTACACCGACATCGATCGCGACGGCACGCGGCTCGGGCCCGCGGTGGACTCGACCGCGGCGCTGCAGGCGGCGGTGAGCGCGACGGTGATCGCGTCGGGCGGGATCGGCGAGATCGCGCATCTGCTCGAGCTCGCGCGCGCCGGCGTGCGGGCGGCGGTGTGCGGGCGCGCGCTCTACGCGGGCGCGTTCACGCTTCCCGAGGCGCTCGCCGCGCTGGCGGAGGTCCGCTGA